The following are from one region of the Stigmatella ashevillena genome:
- a CDS encoding DNA-3-methyladenine glycosylase family protein has protein sequence MPASPRAAVSLPDAFTVSARRALARADPSLAALMRKVGPFRLQLKPLLSPFAALAESIIYQQLHGRAAATIFARLCERVGGGTGLTPEALLATPVDALRAAGVSGAKAAALKDLAEKTRAGTVPSLAQVRRLSDEALIERFTEVRGIGQWTVEMLLIFQLGRPDVLPVDDYAIRKGFMFLQGLKESPRPREVLAYGERWRPWRSVASWYLWRSLELPEIQEASRRAKKD, from the coding sequence ATGCCCGCTTCCCCGCGCGCCGCTGTTTCCTTGCCGGACGCCTTCACTGTTTCCGCTCGCCGGGCACTGGCCCGCGCGGATCCCTCGCTGGCCGCCCTGATGCGAAAGGTGGGGCCCTTCCGGCTCCAGCTCAAACCGCTGCTCAGCCCTTTCGCGGCGCTGGCTGAGTCCATCATCTATCAGCAGCTTCACGGCCGTGCGGCGGCCACCATCTTCGCCCGGCTGTGCGAGCGGGTAGGGGGTGGCACGGGCCTCACGCCCGAGGCCCTCCTGGCCACGCCGGTCGATGCGCTGAGGGCCGCGGGGGTGTCGGGTGCCAAGGCCGCGGCGCTGAAGGATCTGGCCGAGAAGACCCGGGCGGGAACGGTGCCCTCCCTGGCCCAGGTGCGGCGTCTGAGCGATGAGGCGCTGATCGAGCGGTTCACCGAAGTGCGCGGCATCGGTCAATGGACGGTGGAGATGCTGCTCATCTTCCAGTTGGGCCGCCCGGACGTCCTGCCCGTGGACGATTACGCCATCCGCAAGGGCTTCATGTTCCTTCAGGGCTTGAAGGAGTCTCCTCGGCCCCGGGAGGTGCTGGCGTACGGAGAGCGGTGGCGTCCCTGGCGCAGCGTGGCGAGTTGGTACCTGTGGCGCTCGCTGGAACTGCCGGAGATCCAGGAAGCGTCGCGCCGCGCCAAGAAGGACTGA
- a CDS encoding pyridoxal phosphate-dependent aminotransferase, with amino-acid sequence MSEETPIPAFRTVPRTGVIYVTTEAGRRGYRPADPEWCNLGQGQPETGALPGAPPRVEQVAVDVGDLEYAPVAGLWEVREAVASLYNRLYRRGMPSQYSAENVCLSGGGRAALTRAAASLGAVNLGHFLPDYTAYEELLDVFKAFTSIPILLEGERGYAFTHEDLRREVQGRGLSALLFSNPCNPTGKLVHGEELARWVGVAREQECVLLIDEFYSHYVWTGRPGHLPTESAARYVEDVNRDPVVLFDGLTKNWRYPGWRMTWTIAPRQVIEAVSSAGSFLDGGGSRPLQRAALPLLEEQPVVEETLAINTAFREKRDRFHSRLERLGIRTDRPPDGTFYVWGNVAGLPPPLNDGMGFFRAALEQKIICVPGEFFDVNPGKRRARASRFRTYVRLSFGPSMDVLDKALTRLEAMVMQYTRLPSAP; translated from the coding sequence GTGAGCGAAGAAACACCCATTCCAGCGTTTCGTACCGTGCCGCGCACGGGTGTCATCTACGTCACCACCGAAGCAGGCCGCCGCGGCTACCGCCCGGCCGATCCCGAGTGGTGCAATCTGGGCCAGGGCCAGCCCGAGACGGGCGCGCTGCCCGGCGCGCCGCCCCGGGTGGAACAGGTCGCCGTGGATGTGGGAGACCTGGAGTACGCGCCGGTGGCCGGGCTGTGGGAGGTCCGCGAGGCCGTCGCCAGCTTGTACAACCGCCTCTACCGGCGCGGGATGCCCAGCCAGTACAGCGCGGAGAACGTGTGTCTGTCGGGAGGAGGCCGCGCGGCGCTCACCCGCGCCGCGGCCAGCCTGGGCGCGGTGAACCTGGGCCACTTCCTGCCGGACTACACCGCCTATGAGGAGCTGCTGGACGTCTTCAAGGCGTTCACCTCCATCCCCATCCTCCTGGAGGGCGAGCGCGGTTACGCCTTCACCCACGAGGATCTGCGGCGCGAGGTGCAGGGGCGAGGCCTGTCCGCCCTGCTCTTCTCCAACCCCTGCAATCCCACGGGGAAGCTGGTGCACGGCGAGGAGTTGGCGCGCTGGGTGGGCGTGGCCCGCGAACAGGAGTGCGTGCTGCTCATCGACGAGTTCTACTCCCACTATGTGTGGACGGGGCGTCCCGGCCACCTGCCCACCGAGAGCGCCGCGCGCTACGTGGAGGACGTGAACCGGGATCCGGTGGTGCTCTTCGACGGCCTCACGAAGAACTGGCGTTATCCCGGCTGGCGGATGACGTGGACGATCGCGCCCCGCCAGGTCATCGAGGCGGTCTCCAGCGCGGGCAGCTTCCTGGATGGCGGGGGCTCCCGGCCGTTGCAGCGCGCCGCCCTGCCCTTGCTGGAGGAGCAGCCCGTGGTGGAGGAGACCCTGGCCATCAACACGGCCTTCCGCGAGAAGCGGGACCGGTTCCACTCCCGGCTGGAGCGGCTGGGAATCCGCACGGATCGCCCGCCGGATGGGACGTTCTATGTCTGGGGCAACGTGGCGGGGCTGCCCCCTCCGCTCAATGATGGCATGGGCTTCTTCCGCGCGGCCCTGGAGCAGAAGATCATCTGTGTGCCAGGAGAGTTCTTCGACGTGAATCCCGGCAAGCGCCGCGCCCGCGCCTCGCGCTTCCGCACCTACGTGCGCCTGTCGTTCGGCCCCTCCATGGACGTCCTGGACAAGGCCCTCACACGGCTCGAGGCGATGGTGATGCAGTACACGCGGCTTCCCTCGGCTCCGTGA
- a CDS encoding PAS domain-containing sensor histidine kinase translates to MSSTAPLLPSNAQTGEPSSPGSPAPSQEQLILLRLLDAVTDPLLFTNAEGHLHIANARARELLVAGEGASEGHRRAVELNQHLFATALASAATGGASSVRRRELSLVDPLQGTDLLFELVTTPMREANGLLGVVSVLRNVTDLGRATQALGESYRRLRASEQEARSERLRLDLILDSVANPIILTDPSGSIVLMNDPAERLFSTPADNGEASRRRVRTNDAHFSSFLSHLLSQGGARRWRGELHLLEPATGTPLPMEAVASKVLTDQGETASIVTLLHDRTETREKARLLEQLKTASSELEAKVHTATAELAEQNEKLRRQALQLEQASAAKSQFLANMSHEFRTPLNAILGYTNMLLQGVSGEMMPTQKRNLQRIDSNGRHLLQVINEILDITRIEAGRMPLNLSDFELPELIQEVMAELDPIIARTKLVVDTALPARLPEVHSDRQKVKQIVLNLLSNSLKFTHEGSVQVNAEYQSSVSLVLISVKDTGIGIAQEHQEKIFDDFQQVDSSPTRAYGGTGLGLSICRRLAAMLGGRITVQSALGQGSTFTLHLPRRTRRT, encoded by the coding sequence TTGTCCTCCACCGCGCCCCTGCTGCCTTCCAACGCCCAGACCGGGGAGCCGTCGAGCCCTGGCTCCCCGGCTCCCTCTCAGGAGCAGCTCATCTTGCTGCGCCTGCTGGACGCGGTCACCGATCCGCTGCTGTTCACCAACGCCGAGGGCCACCTGCACATCGCCAACGCGCGGGCGCGCGAGCTGCTGGTCGCGGGCGAGGGGGCCAGCGAGGGGCACCGCCGGGCGGTGGAACTCAACCAGCACCTCTTCGCCACCGCGCTCGCCAGTGCCGCCACGGGGGGCGCCTCCAGCGTGCGCCGGCGGGAGCTGTCCCTGGTGGATCCGCTCCAGGGCACGGACCTGCTCTTCGAGCTGGTCACCACCCCGATGCGCGAAGCGAATGGCCTGCTGGGCGTGGTGAGCGTGCTGCGCAATGTGACGGACCTGGGACGCGCCACCCAGGCCCTCGGCGAGAGCTACCGGCGGCTGCGCGCCTCGGAGCAGGAGGCCCGCTCGGAGCGGCTGCGCTTGGATCTCATCCTCGACTCGGTGGCCAACCCCATCATCCTCACGGACCCTTCTGGGAGCATCGTGCTGATGAATGATCCGGCCGAGCGGCTCTTCTCCACCCCGGCCGACAACGGCGAGGCCTCCCGGCGGCGCGTGCGCACCAACGACGCGCACTTCTCCTCGTTCCTCTCCCACCTGCTCTCGCAAGGCGGCGCACGGCGCTGGCGCGGAGAGTTGCACCTGCTCGAGCCTGCCACGGGCACGCCCCTGCCCATGGAGGCCGTGGCCAGCAAGGTGCTCACGGACCAGGGAGAGACGGCCTCCATCGTCACCCTGCTGCACGACCGGACCGAGACGCGCGAGAAGGCCCGGCTGCTGGAGCAGCTCAAGACGGCCTCCAGTGAGCTGGAGGCCAAGGTCCACACGGCCACCGCGGAGCTGGCCGAGCAGAACGAGAAGCTGCGCCGGCAGGCGCTCCAGCTCGAGCAGGCCAGCGCGGCCAAGTCCCAGTTCCTGGCCAACATGTCCCACGAGTTCCGAACCCCGCTCAACGCCATCCTCGGCTATACCAACATGCTGCTCCAGGGTGTGTCCGGGGAGATGATGCCCACGCAGAAGCGCAACCTTCAGCGCATCGACTCCAACGGGCGGCACCTGCTCCAGGTCATCAACGAGATCCTCGACATCACCCGCATCGAGGCGGGGCGGATGCCGCTCAACCTGTCGGACTTCGAGTTGCCGGAGCTCATCCAGGAGGTGATGGCGGAGCTAGACCCCATCATCGCGCGCACGAAGCTCGTGGTGGACACCGCCCTGCCCGCCCGGCTCCCCGAGGTCCACAGCGACCGGCAGAAGGTGAAGCAGATCGTCCTCAACCTGCTGTCCAACTCACTCAAATTCACCCATGAAGGTTCCGTCCAGGTGAACGCGGAGTACCAGTCCTCCGTGTCGCTGGTGCTCATCTCCGTGAAGGACACCGGCATCGGCATCGCGCAGGAGCACCAGGAGAAGATTTTCGATGACTTCCAGCAAGTGGACAGCTCCCCCACCCGTGCCTATGGCGGCACGGGCCTGGGCCTGTCCATCTGTCGGCGTCTGGCGGCCATGCTGGGAGGACGCATCACCGTTCAAAGCGCGCTGGGTCAGGGCTCCACCTTCACACTGCATCTACCGCGGCGCACGAGGCGCACATGA
- a CDS encoding FAD-dependent oxidoreductase, whose translation MKEERIHKSLWTTTAHGRRFPVLSGDMTVDVVIVGGGITGLTTALLLKRAGKKVAVLEMNRLLSGQTGQTTAHLTELLDTPYSTLRSDFGERGARMAAASSRAAIEQIATLVQELGIDCGFQRVPLYRYAETPQQLHELEKEVAAAQEAGLMVRFTHGTPLPFPVKGALRLEDQAQFHPREYLLAIAERIEGDGCFIFEETRVVEVQDGTPCRVVTDRGTVIAGDVVEATNSPLNRVFMHTKIYPYRTYAVAGPLEGPLEPGLYYDSQEPYHYIRTQRVQGVNYLIVGGEDHKVGSETDTEKSFAALEAYALRRFPITALTHRWSGQVIEPADGLAFIGRNSASMHTYVATGLSGTGMTWGTLAGMILSDLILGRQNPYASLYDATRVKVRAGAKDFIQENADVAFRFVADRLSRPCGRSLAEVAPGEGKILEVAGQKVAVYREESGACHAVSPVCTHLGCHVNWNTAERSWDCPCHGARFSPTGKVLNGPAVKDLASKKLPPEANQAPSDGETP comes from the coding sequence ATGAAGGAAGAGCGAATCCACAAGTCTCTTTGGACAACGACGGCGCATGGCAGACGTTTCCCCGTGTTGTCAGGCGACATGACGGTGGACGTGGTCATCGTGGGTGGGGGCATCACCGGGCTCACCACGGCCCTGTTGCTCAAGCGGGCCGGCAAGAAGGTGGCGGTGCTGGAGATGAACCGGTTGCTGTCCGGCCAGACCGGGCAGACCACCGCGCACCTCACGGAGCTGCTCGACACCCCCTATTCCACGCTGCGCTCGGACTTTGGCGAGAGGGGGGCGCGCATGGCCGCGGCCTCCAGCCGGGCCGCCATCGAGCAGATCGCCACGCTCGTCCAGGAGCTGGGCATTGACTGTGGCTTCCAGCGGGTGCCCCTGTACCGCTATGCGGAAACCCCCCAGCAACTGCACGAGCTGGAGAAGGAGGTTGCTGCGGCGCAGGAAGCGGGGCTGATGGTCCGCTTCACCCATGGCACGCCGCTGCCCTTTCCCGTGAAGGGCGCGCTGCGGCTGGAGGACCAGGCGCAGTTCCACCCCCGCGAGTACCTGCTGGCGATCGCCGAGCGAATCGAGGGGGATGGCTGCTTCATCTTCGAGGAGACGCGCGTGGTGGAGGTGCAGGACGGCACGCCCTGCCGCGTCGTCACCGACCGGGGAACCGTCATCGCGGGGGACGTGGTGGAGGCGACGAACAGCCCCCTCAACCGCGTCTTCATGCACACGAAGATCTACCCGTACCGAACCTACGCGGTGGCCGGTCCGTTGGAGGGCCCCCTGGAGCCGGGCCTCTATTACGACAGCCAGGAGCCCTACCACTACATCCGGACGCAGCGCGTCCAGGGCGTGAACTACCTCATCGTGGGCGGTGAGGATCACAAGGTGGGCTCGGAGACGGACACGGAGAAGTCTTTCGCGGCCCTGGAGGCTTACGCACTGCGTCGATTCCCCATCACGGCGCTCACCCACCGGTGGTCTGGCCAGGTCATCGAACCGGCGGATGGTCTGGCGTTCATCGGCCGCAACAGCGCCTCGATGCACACCTATGTGGCCACGGGACTGTCAGGAACCGGAATGACGTGGGGAACGCTGGCGGGGATGATCCTCTCGGATCTCATCCTCGGACGGCAGAACCCGTATGCCTCGCTGTATGACGCCACGCGCGTGAAGGTCCGGGCAGGGGCCAAGGACTTCATCCAGGAGAATGCGGATGTGGCCTTCCGGTTCGTCGCCGATCGCCTCTCCCGGCCCTGCGGACGCTCGCTGGCGGAGGTTGCTCCGGGCGAGGGGAAGATCCTCGAGGTGGCCGGGCAGAAGGTCGCCGTCTACCGGGAAGAGAGCGGCGCCTGCCATGCCGTGTCCCCGGTGTGCACGCACCTGGGCTGCCACGTGAACTGGAACACTGCGGAGCGCTCCTGGGACTGCCCCTGCCATGGCGCCCGCTTCAGCCCCACCGGCAAGGTCCTCAATGGTCCGGCCGTGAAGGACCTCGCATCCAAGAAGCTTCCACCCGAGGCGAATCAAGCACCATCTGACGGAGAGACACCATGA
- a CDS encoding MFS transporter — MKLSPSKLGLLGALYFVQGMPFGFQATALPVYLRTQGVSVTAIGFLGLLSLPWMFKALWAPLVDRYGSPRIGRRKSWILPLQAALAATCAVAAFVPVEGALPVLLGLIFLMNLLAATQDIAVDGLAVDLLRPEEMGLGNTAQVVGYKLGMLTGGGLLVWASQSIGWRGLFLSMAGLSLAVFLITVFAREPAPRERASEQTSERTSWREVLARLREAFLLPGTGWVLLFIATYKFGESLSDVLFKVFLVHVGIRPEQIGLWVGTWGMVASLLGSTAGGLIATRMPLLGALWLTAGLRILPLAGRWWLAQWGVSDASIIGVTMAEEFFGGALTTVMFAFMMSQVDPRIGATHYTLFASLEVLGKAPGGPIGGLLVGQAHWSYAQAFLLGTGLSVAFLFLLVPLRGLRTRPRSGPPQTLLSDG, encoded by the coding sequence GTGAAGCTTTCACCGTCCAAGCTGGGCCTGCTCGGCGCGCTCTACTTCGTCCAAGGCATGCCCTTCGGCTTCCAGGCCACCGCCCTGCCCGTCTACCTGCGGACGCAGGGCGTCTCGGTCACCGCCATCGGCTTTCTCGGGCTGCTCTCCCTTCCTTGGATGTTCAAGGCGCTCTGGGCACCGCTCGTGGATCGCTACGGTTCCCCGCGCATCGGCCGACGCAAGTCCTGGATCCTCCCGCTCCAGGCGGCCCTGGCGGCCACGTGTGCCGTGGCGGCCTTCGTGCCCGTCGAGGGAGCGCTGCCCGTCCTGCTGGGCCTCATCTTCCTGATGAACCTGCTGGCCGCCACGCAGGACATCGCGGTGGACGGGCTCGCGGTGGACCTGCTGCGACCCGAGGAGATGGGCCTGGGCAACACGGCGCAGGTGGTGGGCTACAAGCTGGGCATGCTCACCGGAGGGGGACTCCTCGTTTGGGCCAGCCAGTCCATCGGATGGCGGGGCTTGTTCCTGTCCATGGCGGGGCTCAGCCTCGCCGTCTTCCTGATCACCGTCTTCGCCCGCGAACCCGCCCCCCGGGAGCGGGCCTCGGAGCAAACCTCGGAACGGACCTCCTGGCGCGAGGTGCTGGCCCGGCTCCGGGAGGCGTTCCTCCTGCCGGGCACAGGCTGGGTGCTGCTCTTCATCGCCACCTACAAGTTCGGCGAGTCCCTGTCAGATGTGCTCTTCAAGGTGTTTCTGGTCCACGTGGGGATTCGCCCCGAGCAGATTGGCCTCTGGGTGGGAACGTGGGGGATGGTGGCCTCGCTGCTGGGCTCCACGGCAGGAGGTCTGATCGCCACCCGGATGCCCTTGCTGGGCGCCCTCTGGCTGACCGCGGGACTGCGCATCCTGCCGCTGGCGGGCCGGTGGTGGTTGGCACAGTGGGGCGTGTCGGACGCCAGCATCATCGGCGTCACCATGGCCGAGGAATTCTTTGGCGGCGCGCTGACCACGGTGATGTTCGCCTTCATGATGTCGCAGGTCGACCCGCGCATCGGCGCCACCCACTACACGCTGTTCGCCAGCCTCGAGGTGCTGGGCAAGGCCCCTGGAGGCCCCATCGGCGGATTGCTCGTGGGCCAAGCGCACTGGAGCTATGCCCAGGCGTTTCTCCTGGGCACAGGCCTCTCCGTGGCCTTCCTCTTCCTGCTGGTGCCGCTCCGGGGACTGCGAACGCGCCCCCGAAGCGGTCCGCCTCAAACGCTCCTTAGCGACGGCTGA
- a CDS encoding response regulator has translation MSNPPEEGPKPLVLVVDDYQDAREMYAEYLEFSGFRVAEAKNGAEALDKAFELLPDVILMDLSLPVIDGWEATRRLKNDERTKTIPVVALTGHALTGQPGGAQDAGCDSFVIKPCLPDALVEEVRRMLAVRKTLPAR, from the coding sequence ATGAGTAATCCCCCTGAGGAAGGACCCAAGCCGCTCGTCCTGGTCGTCGACGACTACCAGGATGCACGCGAGATGTACGCCGAGTACCTGGAGTTCTCGGGCTTCCGGGTGGCCGAAGCGAAGAACGGTGCCGAGGCGCTGGACAAGGCCTTCGAACTCTTGCCAGACGTCATCCTGATGGACCTGTCTCTGCCTGTCATCGACGGATGGGAAGCCACGCGCCGGCTCAAGAACGATGAGCGCACGAAGACCATCCCCGTGGTGGCCCTGACCGGCCACGCCCTGACGGGCCAACCCGGCGGAGCGCAGGATGCGGGCTGCGACTCCTTCGTCATCAAGCCGTGCCTACCCGATGCGCTGGTGGAAGAAGTAAGGCGGATGCTGGCAGTGCGCAAAACACTTCCGGCACGGTGA
- a CDS encoding MFS transporter, with translation MASPLASPRPLSVFRHRDFRFYQLARLCAVLAVQIESVAIGWQIYTLTGSALALGYTGLAQFLPFFVFALFGGQLADRVDRRAILVVCQAVMLLCSLLLLAFTLGHIEDVRFVYGVLVLFGTARAFYAPAGSALTPRLVPAEDLTRAVAINSTSWQVATIAGPAVGGLLYGWAGAEGAYIGSASLCALSVVWMLALKVRTGRSSHSSFSMESLLAGFRFVRRQRLLLGSITLDLFAVLFGGAVALLPIYARDVLHTGPWGMGLLRSAPALGAAGVAVVLASRPLGNRAGWKMFISVAIFGVATLVFGLSHWLPLSVVALAVAGAADMVSVVVRGTLEMVATPDEMRGRVGAVNMMCVGASNELGEFRAGAFAEHLGPVTAVISGAVGTLVVVALWALAFPELRRVDELEQAAREPLPDEGGAVATPSSH, from the coding sequence ATGGCATCTCCCCTGGCTTCTCCCCGCCCCCTGTCCGTTTTCCGCCATCGCGACTTCCGGTTCTACCAACTGGCCCGGCTGTGCGCGGTGCTGGCCGTCCAGATTGAGTCGGTGGCCATTGGCTGGCAGATCTACACACTGACCGGGAGTGCTCTGGCGCTGGGCTACACGGGCCTGGCGCAGTTCCTGCCCTTCTTCGTCTTCGCCCTGTTCGGCGGCCAGTTGGCGGACCGGGTGGACCGCCGCGCCATCCTGGTGGTGTGCCAGGCGGTCATGCTGCTGTGCAGTTTGTTGCTCCTCGCCTTCACGCTGGGCCACATCGAGGACGTGCGCTTCGTCTATGGGGTGCTGGTGCTCTTCGGGACGGCGCGGGCCTTCTATGCGCCCGCGGGCTCGGCGCTGACGCCTCGCTTGGTCCCCGCCGAGGACCTCACGCGTGCGGTGGCCATCAATTCCACCAGTTGGCAGGTGGCCACCATCGCGGGCCCCGCGGTGGGCGGGTTGCTGTACGGCTGGGCGGGGGCCGAGGGCGCCTACATCGGCTCTGCCTCGCTGTGCGCGCTCAGCGTGGTGTGGATGCTGGCCTTGAAGGTGAGGACAGGGCGCTCCTCCCATTCATCGTTCTCCATGGAGTCGCTGCTGGCGGGGTTCCGGTTCGTGCGCCGCCAGCGGTTGCTGCTGGGCAGCATCACCCTGGACCTGTTCGCCGTGCTGTTCGGCGGGGCGGTGGCGTTGCTGCCCATCTACGCGCGGGACGTGCTGCACACGGGCCCCTGGGGCATGGGCTTGCTGCGCAGCGCTCCCGCCCTGGGGGCTGCTGGTGTTGCCGTCGTTCTGGCCTCTCGTCCGCTGGGCAATCGGGCGGGATGGAAGATGTTCATCTCGGTGGCCATCTTCGGCGTGGCGACGCTCGTCTTCGGGCTCAGCCACTGGCTCCCCCTGTCCGTGGTGGCCCTGGCGGTGGCAGGGGCGGCGGACATGGTGAGCGTGGTGGTGCGCGGCACGCTGGAGATGGTGGCCACGCCGGACGAGATGCGCGGCCGCGTGGGGGCGGTGAACATGATGTGCGTGGGTGCTTCCAATGAGCTGGGGGAGTTCCGTGCGGGCGCCTTCGCCGAGCACCTGGGGCCGGTGACCGCGGTGATTTCCGGTGCGGTAGGCACGCTGGTGGTGGTGGCGCTCTGGGCCCTGGCCTTTCCCGAGCTGCGGCGGGTGGACGAACTGGAGCAGGCGGCTCGCGAGCCACTTCCGGACGAGGGAGGCGCCGTGGCCACTCCTTCCTCGCACTGA
- a CDS encoding GvpL/GvpF family gas vesicle protein, with product MPVAEPEPLRAAAAAPEGLSQAHGLYVYGVLRTEEALDFGPIGLGVPPSAVWTILYRGLGAVVSKGPRGVPDPTRDNLLAHHRVQDAVIHGHTLLPTAFGLTFPGPDEVTELLRSAHDAFTGVLDRLEGHVELGLKVLWDQDRVARELESTDAELGRLSGQPPGTPARLEYERKMEEALRERARQQGSTIVDTLRPVAAATRVVSPVGERMLLNAAFLVARDQEAAFDARVKSLAANHAMLTFQFTGPWAPYHFTDIRLRLKREENR from the coding sequence GTGCCCGTCGCCGAGCCCGAGCCCCTTCGCGCCGCCGCCGCCGCGCCCGAAGGCCTCTCCCAGGCGCACGGGCTGTACGTCTATGGCGTGCTGCGCACCGAGGAAGCGCTGGACTTTGGCCCCATTGGACTGGGGGTGCCGCCCTCCGCGGTGTGGACGATCCTGTACCGGGGACTGGGAGCGGTGGTGTCGAAAGGCCCCCGGGGCGTACCGGATCCCACGCGTGACAACCTGCTGGCCCACCACCGTGTCCAGGATGCGGTGATCCACGGCCACACCTTGCTGCCCACGGCGTTTGGCCTCACCTTTCCGGGCCCTGACGAGGTCACGGAGCTGCTGCGCTCGGCCCACGACGCCTTTACCGGTGTGCTGGACCGGCTGGAGGGGCATGTCGAGCTGGGGCTCAAGGTGCTCTGGGATCAGGACAGGGTTGCCCGGGAGCTGGAGTCGACGGACGCGGAGTTGGGACGCCTCTCGGGACAACCCCCCGGCACTCCGGCCCGTCTGGAGTATGAGCGCAAAATGGAAGAAGCGCTCCGGGAGCGGGCCCGGCAGCAAGGGAGCACCATCGTGGACACCCTGAGGCCCGTGGCCGCGGCGACCCGGGTGGTGAGCCCCGTAGGAGAGCGGATGCTGCTCAACGCGGCCTTCCTCGTGGCCCGGGATCAGGAAGCCGCCTTCGATGCGAGGGTCAAGTCGCTCGCCGCGAACCACGCGATGCTGACGTTCCAGTTCACCGGCCCCTGGGCGCCGTACCACTTCACGGACATCCGGCTCCGGCTCAAGCGGGAAGAGAACCGCTAA
- a CDS encoding zinc-dependent alcohol dehydrogenase translates to MRALTYQGPSRVRVETKPDPRIEHPQDVILKVTRAAICGSDLHLLHGLVPDTRVGCTFGHEFTGVVEDMGREVKSLRKGDRVVVPFNISCGSCFYCQRHLTALCENSNPASDVASGVYGYSHTTGGFEGGQAEYVRVPYADVGPMKIPDDMEEEEVLFLSDIFPTGYQGAEMGEIKAGETVVVFGAGPVGLFAMKSAWLMGAGRVIAVDHVPYRLAFAEQFAKVETVNFKEVGDVVMHLREMCGGRGADVCIDAVGMEAEGSKMHTVLGLVMKAEAGAPTAINWCIDAVRKGGNVSIIGVYGPPWNLVSIGTAMNKGLTLRMNQCNVRRYMPHLLEHIRSGRVDAKGIITHRFSLEDAPQAYHLFAQKRDNCVKCVLAPHGHA, encoded by the coding sequence ATGAGAGCATTGACCTACCAGGGCCCCTCCAGGGTCCGTGTGGAAACCAAGCCCGACCCACGCATCGAGCATCCCCAGGACGTCATCTTGAAGGTGACCCGGGCGGCGATCTGTGGCTCGGACCTTCACCTGTTGCATGGCCTGGTGCCGGACACCCGCGTGGGCTGTACCTTCGGCCATGAGTTCACCGGCGTGGTCGAGGACATGGGCCGCGAGGTGAAGAGCCTGCGCAAGGGGGACCGCGTCGTGGTGCCCTTCAACATCTCGTGTGGCTCCTGCTTCTACTGTCAGCGCCACTTGACGGCCCTCTGTGAGAACTCCAACCCGGCCAGCGACGTGGCCTCGGGGGTGTACGGCTACTCGCACACCACGGGTGGGTTCGAGGGGGGCCAGGCCGAGTACGTCCGCGTGCCCTACGCGGACGTGGGGCCGATGAAGATTCCAGACGACATGGAGGAGGAGGAGGTGCTCTTCCTCAGCGACATCTTCCCCACCGGCTACCAGGGCGCGGAGATGGGGGAAATCAAAGCCGGTGAGACGGTGGTGGTCTTTGGCGCGGGGCCCGTGGGCCTGTTCGCCATGAAGTCCGCGTGGCTGATGGGGGCCGGCCGCGTCATCGCGGTGGACCACGTTCCCTACCGGCTGGCCTTCGCCGAGCAGTTCGCGAAGGTGGAGACGGTGAACTTCAAGGAGGTGGGGGACGTGGTGATGCACCTCCGGGAGATGTGCGGAGGCCGGGGCGCGGACGTGTGCATTGACGCGGTGGGCATGGAGGCGGAAGGCTCGAAGATGCACACCGTGCTGGGCCTGGTGATGAAGGCGGAGGCGGGGGCGCCCACCGCCATCAACTGGTGCATCGACGCTGTGCGCAAGGGGGGCAACGTCTCCATCATCGGCGTGTATGGGCCGCCCTGGAACCTGGTATCGATCGGCACGGCGATGAACAAGGGGCTCACGCTGCGGATGAACCAGTGCAACGTGCGCCGCTACATGCCCCACCTGCTGGAGCACATCCGGTCCGGACGCGTGGATGCGAAGGGCATCATCACCCACCGCTTCTCGCTGGAGGATGCGCCCCAGGCCTACCACCTGTTCGCCCAGAAGCGGGACAACTGCGTGAAGTGCGTCCTGGCGCCTCACGGCCACGCGTGA
- a CDS encoding hemerythrin domain-containing protein, whose amino-acid sequence MNAIDLLEDQHEEVKKLFKQYENLKDGADAERRKIFEKIADRLAAHASIEELYFYPSVKAARTEDKLYEAVEEHLAAKRIIADLLQMEPDDESFDAKMKVLRESIDHHVEEEEEDLFPKVRKLLNDEQLLVLGIQMKEEFDEMMDAEPRYEVPMQTDAAAPL is encoded by the coding sequence ATGAACGCCATTGATCTGCTCGAGGACCAGCACGAAGAGGTGAAGAAGCTGTTCAAGCAGTACGAGAACCTCAAGGACGGCGCGGATGCGGAGCGCCGGAAGATCTTCGAGAAAATCGCCGACCGGTTGGCGGCCCATGCCAGCATCGAGGAGCTGTACTTCTATCCTTCGGTGAAGGCGGCGCGCACGGAGGACAAGCTGTACGAGGCGGTGGAGGAGCACCTGGCCGCCAAGCGCATCATCGCGGACCTGCTCCAGATGGAGCCGGACGATGAGTCCTTCGACGCGAAGATGAAGGTGCTCCGGGAGAGCATCGACCACCACGTGGAGGAAGAAGAGGAGGATCTCTTTCCGAAGGTGCGCAAGCTCTTGAACGATGAGCAGCTCCTGGTGCTCGGCATCCAGATGAAGGAAGAGTTCGACGAGATGATGGACGCCGAGCCGCGCTACGAAGTGCCGATGCAGACGGACGCCGCAGCGCCCCTCTGA